A portion of the Punica granatum isolate Tunisia-2019 chromosome 7, ASM765513v2, whole genome shotgun sequence genome contains these proteins:
- the LOC116212789 gene encoding U-box domain-containing protein 21-like produces the protein MGFGWRRKSRTAARQTGPGNGHPKGGPELELVIPNHFLCPISLDLMRDPVTVSSGITYDRESIEKWLQGGNFTCPVTNQVLKSFDQIPNHALRKMIQDWSVENRQFGIERVPTPRVPVTPFEVSWMLSGLTESIRSLDQDRCLESVRKISSWGGESDRNRSCIDANGANSVLSAAFDAFADQSVQRSSALQLLEEILSALSWMLPLDVEAHSFLGSPASLSRLVLFSKSGDLSTRRNAVLVLEELSSDPKYARQLGELEGAIEALYKLIEQPICPTVTKSSLGIISNLISSSHSSELEFLEIGLLDTVLELLVDSKGSICERALRVLDELCGSEEGRDKAYDNCLAIPVLVKKLLRGTALTNKYSVSTIWRLVKYEKSDEQGKALVEALQVGAFQKLLLMLQCGCESETKEKATELLKLMNPYRAGLECIESVDFKNIKRSF, from the coding sequence ATGGGTTTCGGTTGgagaagaaaatcaagaacGGCTGCCCGACAGACCGGGCCTGGGAATGGTCATCCGAAGGGCGGACCCGAGCTAGAGCTTGTGATCCCGAACCACTTCCTCTGCCCGATATCGCTCGACCTGATGAGAGATCCCGTGACCGTGTCGTCCGGGATCACGTACGATAGGGAGAGCATTGAGAAGTGGCTCCAAGGCGGGAACTTTACCTGCCCTGTAACTAACCAGGTCTTGAAGAGCTTTGATCAGATTCCGAACCATGCCCTTCGCAAGATGATCCAGGACTGGTCCGTCGAGAACCGCCAGTTCGGGATCGAGAGGGTCCCTACTCCGAGAGTCCCGGTCACCCCTTTTGAGGTCTCGTGGATGCTTTCTGGCTTGACGGAATCGATCCGGTCGCTTGATCAGGACCGCTGCTTGGAATCAGTTCGGAAGATCAGCAGCTGGGGTGGCGAGAGTGACCGTAACCGGAGCTGCATTGACGCAAACGGCGCCAATTCGGTCCTATCTGCTGCTTTTGATGCATTTGCGGATCAATCAGTTCAGCGGAGCTCAGCCCTGCAGCTGTTGGAGGAGATATTATCTGCTCTGAGTTGGATGCTCCCACTCGATGTTGAAGCTCACAGCTTCCTGGGGTCACCGGCTTCTCTGAGCAGGCTCGTTCTGTTCTCAAAAAGCGGCGATCTTTCGACTCGTAGAAACGCAGTTTTAGTCCTCGAGGAGCTCTCTTCCGACCCGAAATATGCACGGCAACTAGGAGAACTCGAAGGAGCAATTGAAGCGCTATATAAGCTCATTGAACAGCCTATTTGCCCAACAGTCACGAAATCCTCTCTCGGCATAATATCGAACCTTATCTCGTCGTCTCATTCAAGCGAGTTAGAGTTTCTCGAGATAGGCCTGCTGGACACTGTCCTAGAACTCCTGGTAGATTCCAAGGGAAGCATCTGCGAGAGGGCTCTGCGGGTCCTCGACGAGCTCTGCGGATCCGAAGAAGGGAGAGACAAGGCTTATGACAATTGCCTAGCGATACCCGTCCTGGTCAAGAAGCTCCTGAGGGGAACGGCCCTGACCAACAAATACTCGGTCTCAACCATATGGAGGCTGGTGAAGTACGAGAAATCGGACGAGCAGGGGAAGGCTTTGGTGGAAGCCCTCCAAGTCGGGGCGTTCCAGAAGCTCCTGCTGATGCTGCAGTGCGGGTGCGAGAGCGAGACGAAGGAGAAGGCGACCGAGCTGCTGAAGCTGATGAACCCTTACAGGGCTGGGCTCGAATGCATCGAATCGGTCGATTTCAAGAACATCAAGAGGTCATTTTGA
- the LOC116212791 gene encoding uncharacterized protein LOC116212791 — MSTAALSPLRFSFPSAATLPTSHPSKPTFPVFGSAPRRTGPRILGPPPPRAAISTSGHHQSSYDPELRKVLELATDSELYELERILFGPSYFSPLLKSITSGADVDYAVIGEDLEEREDFLAALESRFLFLAADARSVLRGWRPSYRNVLLSVRKKLNIPCSSKLSTEDLEAEIFLHLLYDYSSEEFGSKSVWGSSKASDAESNLELGYDQQKIEALAASRVGSQELHSLIFKGGSILTLAKIYQMIAGKLSGKVCLEAANYQIKKEVLKKGGQLAAINLESRAALLAARQGLAGAASTYLGFRSMMSLLGPMMWGTLLADVVIQMLGTDYARIVRAIFAFAQIRITRTYK; from the exons ATGTCTACCGCTGCTCTCTCCCCACTCCGCTTCTCCTTCCCTTCTGCCGCCACACTCCCCACCTCCCACCCCTCCAAGCCTACATTCCCT GTCTTCGGCTCTGCTCCTCGGAGAACTGGTCCGAGGATCCTAggccctcctcctcctcgtgcGGCAATCTCCACCTCCGGACACCATCAAA GCAGCTATGATCCGGAGCTCCGGAAGGTCCTCGAGCTCGCCACGGACTCGGAGTTGTATGAACTCGAAAGGATCCTCTTCGGTCCCAG CTACTTCAGCCCGTTATTGAAGTCAATTACGAGCGGGGCTGATGTGGACTATGCCGTGATTGGAGAAGATCTAGAAGAGAGGGAGGATTTCTTGGCAGCTCTTGAGTCGCGGTTCTTGTTCCTGGCGGCCGATGCCCGCTCAGTTTTAAG AGGGTGGAGGCCTTCTTACAGAAATGTCTTGCTTTCCGTGAGGAAGAAACTGAATATTCCTTGCTCGAGCAAATTGTCGACTGAAGACTTGGAAGCTGAAATTTTTCTTCATCTGTTGTATGATTATTCGAG TGAAGAATTTGGGAGTAAGAGTGTGTGGGGATCTTCCAAAGCTTCTGATGCTGAAAGTAATCTAGAACTAGGTTATGATCAGCAAAAGATTGAAGCCCTTGCtgcttcaagagtcgggtctCAGGAACTGCACTCATTGATTTTCAAG GGTGGAAGTATCCTGACTCTGGCAAAGATTTATCAAATG ATAGCTGGAAAATTATCTGGGAAGGTTTGCCTAGAGGCTGCTAACTATCAGATAAAGAAGGAAGTGCTCAAGAAG GGTGGGCAGTTAGCTGCTATCAACCTCGAGTCAAGGGCAGCATTGCTCGCTGCAAGACAG GGATTAGCTGGTGCTGCATCAACATATCTTGGTTTTAGGAGCATGATGTCTCTTCTCGGTCCAAT GATGTGGGGAACCTTGCTGGCAGATGTTGTCATTCAGATGCTTGGAACTGATTATGCTAGAATCGTCAGAGCGATTTTTGCTTTTGCCCAG ATACGAATCACACGCACCTATAAATAA
- the LOC116212790 gene encoding transmembrane 9 superfamily member 2 yields MGKLAAMLVLAVLALSLADQARSDASDHRYKEGDAVPLYANKVGPFHNPSETYRYFDLPFCIPAHLKEKKEALGEVLNGDRLVSAPYKLDFLKDKESDVVCKKRLKKEEVARFRSAVIKDYYFQMYYDDLPIWGFIGKVDKEGKDPSEYKYFLYKHIHFDIFYNKDRVIEINVRTDPNALVDLTEDKEVDVEFMYTVKWKETTTPFEKRMDKYSQSSSLPHHLEIHWFSIINSCVTVLLLTGFLATILMRVLKNDFVKYAHDEESAEDQEETGWKYIHGDVFRYPKYKSLFAAALGSGTQLFTLTIFIFILALVGVFYPYNRGALFTALVVIYALTSGIAGYTATSFYCQLEGSNWVRNLLLTGCLFCGPLFLTFCFLNTVAIAYTATAALPFGTIVVIVLIWTLVTSPLLVLGGIAGKNSKAEFQAPCRTTKYPREIPPLPWYRGAIPQMAMAGFLPFSAIYIELYYIFASVWGHRIYTIYSILFIVFIILLIVTAFITVALTYFQLAAEDHEWWWRSFLCGGSTGLFIYAYCLYYYYARSDMSGFMQTSFFFGYMACICYGFFLMLGTVGFRAALLFVRHIYRSIKCE; encoded by the exons TGAAACTTACCGCTACTTCGATCTTCCATTCTGCATTCCAG CTCacttgaaagagaaaaaggaggCTCTTGGTGAAGTATTGAATGGGGATCGTCTCGTCAGTGCTCCATACAAGTTGGACTTCCTAAAGGATAAGGAGTCAGATGTTGTTTGCAAGAAACGGCTCAAGAAGGAAGAAGTAGCCCGGTTCCGCTCTGCTGTCATTAAGGACTACTACTTTCAGATGTACTATGATGACTTACCGATTTGGGGCTTCATTGGTAAGGTGGATAAGGAAGGCAAAGATCCTAGCGAGTACAAGTACTTCCTCTACAAGCATATTCACTTTGATATCTTCTACAACAAGGACAGAGTGATTGAGATCAACGTTCGCACAGACCCTAATGCCCTTGTAGACCTAACAGAGGACAAAGAAGTCGATGTTGAGTTTATGTACACGGTTAAGTGGAAGGAAACCACCACTCCTTTTGAGAAGAGAATGGATAAATATTCGCAGTCATCATCTTTGCCCCATCATTTGGAGATCCATTGGTTCTCAATCATAAACTCGTGCGTCACTGTTCTTCTCTTGACTGGATTTCTTGCCACAATTCTCATGCGAGTGCTCAAGAATGATTTTGTCAA GTATGCACATGATGAAGAATCAGCCGAAGACCAGGAAGAAACTGGGTGGAAATATATTCATGGTGATGTGTTTAGGTACCCGAAATACAAGTCGCTGTTTGCAGCTGCACTTGGTTCTGGCACTCAGCTGTTCACTCT CACTATCTTTATATTCATCCTGGCGTTAGTTGGTGTGTTTTATCCCTACAATCGGGGTGCTCTGTTCACTGCATTGGTGGTTATCTATGCACTCACGTCAGGAATAGCAGGATACACTGCTACCTCGTTTTATTGTCAACTGGAGGGATCAAACTGG GTTAGGAATCTGTTGTTGACTGGATGCCTTTTCTGTGGGCCCCTGTTTCTCACATTCTGCTTCCTCAACACTGTTGCAATTGCATATACAGCCACTGCTGCTCTTCCTTTCGGCACTATTGTGGTAATAGTTCTCATTTGGACTCTTGTAACGTCACCATTGCTGGTATTAGGTGGGATTGCAGGGAAAAATAGCAAAGCAGAGTTCCAAGCACCTTGCCGCACCACTAAATATCCCAGAGAGATTCCTCCGCTGCCTTGGTACAGGGGAGCGATCCCGCAGATGGCAATGGCTGGTTTCCTACCATTCAGTGCTATATATATCGAGCTTTACTATATATTTGCCAGTGTTTGGGGCCACAGGATCTACACAATTTACAGCATCTTGTTCATTGTGTTTATCATCCTCCTGATAGTCACAGCTTTCATTACTGTGGCTTTGACATATTTCCAACTCGCTGCGGAGGACCACGAGTGGTGGTGGAG ATCTTTCCTCTGTGGTGGATCGACTGGCCTATTTATCTATGCCTACTGCCTGTACTACTACTATGCTCGGTCAGACATGTCGGGTTTCATGCAGACTTCCTTCTTCTTCGGCTACATGGCATGCATCTGTTACGGGTTCTTCCTCATGCTTGGCACCGTTGGATTCCGCGCTGCTCTGCTCTTTGTCCGTCACATATACCGGTCGATCAAGTGCGAGTAG